In the genome of Bremerella sp. P1, the window TGGGGTATTGATTGGCAAGCAAACGGAATCGGATCACGGGACAGTGATTCGAACCGAGTTTCCCTTTGATGACGTCGACATCCAGTTCGATTTCCGCTTTCGAGGTGGCAAGAGTTTCAACTTTGTCATCGACGATAAGAACGAAGAGTCCGTCCATGCCGGTCACATTTGTCGAGCCTCGGTGAACTCGAGTACTATTCGCATCGGAGACGACAAGAGTGGAAGTATGAATCTGGAGGTCCGCAAAATGCGTCAATCGAAAGATCTGCCTGAAAAGCAGCAGACGGAGTTGAGTGCCCTGTTGAAGCGAACCCAGGCGAAAACCGACGTGCAAATCAAACGGAGTCAGTGGCATCATCTCAGGATTCGCATTCAAAAAGATGTGATGACAGTGGTGTTTGACGGGGACAAGAAGGTCAGTTTGAAATCGCCAGGGATTGACCATCCGACTAAGAACAAGCTGGGCTTCACTGTCATTGGCACCTCGATTGATTTCGACAACTTCACCGTCCACAAGCCTGAAAACTAGAGATGGAAATTACGGTGCGGACACTGCTCGTCCTGTTCGCGCTGGTGTCGATCGGAGTTGTTGGAAAAAAGGACCAACTGAACGCCCATCCGAGCCTGCTGTGTTCTTGGACAATACAAGCGAAAGGATGGTATCAATCTCAACTCCGGAACATCTGTCGCGCGGGAGACATGAAGAGATAGTTATCCCGTGTTACTTAGGGATGCTGCCTTGAGAGTGCTTGGCGAAAGAATTTGTCCGCGTTATTGACAGCGTTATCGAACCAGGCCTGCTTCCCCAGGAAAGGATGTGGTGCATCTGGGATGACGGTCAGCCCCGTCGGTGTGTCCAGTTCCTTCATCCGATGGCGAAACGGTCCTGCGTGAGTGCTTAGATCGTCACCTTCGCCTGTGATAAACCAACACGGAGGGTCATGCTCATCGAGATAATGAAACGGGGATGCCAAGCGATAGGTATCAGGCTTTTCTTCCTGGCTTCCCCCGAGGAACTGCCGCCAGATTTGACCGCGGTCTTCAGTTTGAGAAATCTCTCTCGTGCGTTCAGATAGTAGGTCAGTCTGAGCTCCCATGGGCACGGCTGCCTGAATGGCGCTGCTGAATTTATCATTTCCTCCATCTCCTTCTAGCTGTTTTTCGCCTGAAGAAGTGGCGAGCAGGGCTGTTAGGTGCCCGCCGGCGGAAAGTCCGATCGCTCCAATCTTATCGGGATCGATACCATATTCGCCGGCATGCGCTCGGAGGAACCGCACGGCTGCCTTGCAATCGTGAATCGCTGCCGGGAAGGGTGCTTCTCCACTTAGCCGATA includes:
- a CDS encoding family 16 glycoside hydrolase; the protein is MKSSHPSLLFTTCVSALLILLWSSVGQAAESDKASKLFSDDFNGRTTLGDAYSVAKAKNGAWSIKDGVLIGKQTESDHGTVIRTEFPFDDVDIQFDFRFRGGKSFNFVIDDKNEESVHAGHICRASVNSSTIRIGDDKSGSMNLEVRKMRQSKDLPEKQQTELSALLKRTQAKTDVQIKRSQWHHLRIRIQKDVMTVVFDGDKKVSLKSPGIDHPTKNKLGFTVIGTSIDFDNFTVHKPEN